In Pseudoalteromonas sp. MM1, a single window of DNA contains:
- a CDS encoding diguanylate cyclase, whose amino-acid sequence MAADLEMNEIHWLMDMFNTVDVGLVVLDRNYKVCVWNGFMENHSGLLPSAVKDKDLFDLFPSIDEKWFRSKSESVFVLKNRSFTIWEQQPYIFRFKNYRPITGKADYMYQNATFIPLTNTLGEVSHICIIIYDVTDVAVNKKELEDLNKRLEQVSQTDSLTQLFNRGHWESTLHQEFLRVKRSGGSSTLLMFDIDHFKKINDEHGHSCGDEALRHLSELLRTTLRETDIAGRYGGEEFVVTLLDTDKQGAAIFAERIRALIEANPFVYKNIKIEMTVSVGFAGNSPDFAKHERWIEAADKALYHSKEHGRNRVTDFEDIKNDA is encoded by the coding sequence ATGGCCGCTGATTTAGAAATGAATGAGATCCATTGGTTAATGGATATGTTTAACACGGTTGATGTGGGCCTGGTTGTACTGGATAGAAATTATAAAGTGTGTGTGTGGAATGGCTTTATGGAAAACCATTCTGGGCTATTACCAAGTGCTGTAAAAGACAAAGACCTATTTGATTTATTCCCTTCAATTGATGAAAAATGGTTTAGAAGTAAATCAGAGTCTGTATTTGTACTTAAAAACCGCTCTTTTACCATCTGGGAGCAGCAACCTTACATCTTTCGTTTTAAAAACTATCGTCCCATTACCGGTAAAGCGGATTACATGTACCAAAATGCGACCTTTATTCCACTTACCAACACATTGGGCGAGGTAAGTCATATTTGTATTATTATTTATGATGTTACCGATGTGGCGGTCAATAAAAAAGAATTAGAAGATTTAAATAAGCGTTTAGAGCAAGTAAGCCAAACCGACAGCTTAACGCAACTATTTAACCGAGGGCATTGGGAAAGTACACTGCACCAAGAGTTTTTACGTGTTAAGCGCAGCGGTGGCAGCAGTACATTATTGATGTTTGATATTGACCACTTTAAAAAAATTAATGATGAGCATGGCCATAGCTGTGGCGATGAAGCATTACGCCATCTTTCAGAGCTGCTTCGAACGACACTTCGAGAAACCGATATAGCAGGGCGTTATGGTGGGGAGGAGTTTGTTGTTACTTTACTTGATACCGACAAGCAAGGCGCAGCAATATTTGCTGAGCGCATAAGAGCATTAATTGAAGCCAACCCTTTTGTTTATAAAAACATAAAAATAGAGATGACCGTAAGTGTTGGCTTTGCAGGAAATAGCCCTGACTTTGCAAAACATGAGCGGTGGATTGAAGCCGCTGACAAAGCCTTGTATCACTCAAAAGAGCATGGGCGTAACAGAGTAACCGATTTTGAGGATATAAAAAATGACGCATAA
- a CDS encoding response regulator codes for MSTSVLICDDSKLARRQLARSLPDDWDIKVEFAQDGVDCIKKLKIIEPEILFLDLNMPEMDGYEVLMAMKEQGLNILTVVVSGDIQPNAHQRVLELGAIDFIQKPCSPEKLADIIEHHGIKDKAMRERLAHSLGEQVDPDVRDIYQELTNVAMGQAGDLLARLLNVFVELPIPNVNVLEVNELDMALQSIDNNAATSGVCQGFIGGGVSGEALLLLNDSSFKEIASLMKYDGELNDKVELELLMDISNILIGSILTGLSKQLDMSFSQGHPIVLGQHRDVSELVKSNKSRWQRTLAIEISYGIENHDINCDLMLLFTEDSLKTLKYKVAYLLED; via the coding sequence ATGTCAACATCCGTATTAATATGTGACGACTCAAAATTAGCGAGGCGCCAGCTAGCTCGCTCTTTACCAGATGACTGGGATATTAAAGTAGAGTTTGCTCAAGATGGTGTTGATTGCATCAAAAAACTAAAAATAATCGAGCCCGAAATCCTTTTTCTTGATTTAAATATGCCTGAAATGGACGGTTACGAAGTTCTTATGGCCATGAAAGAGCAAGGCCTTAATATTCTAACCGTGGTGGTATCTGGCGATATTCAGCCAAATGCGCACCAACGCGTACTTGAATTAGGTGCCATTGATTTTATCCAAAAACCTTGCTCACCAGAAAAACTTGCCGATATTATCGAACATCATGGCATTAAAGATAAAGCCATGCGTGAGCGTCTTGCCCACTCTTTAGGAGAGCAAGTAGACCCAGATGTACGCGATATATACCAAGAGCTTACAAATGTTGCTATGGGCCAAGCTGGCGATTTGCTTGCTCGGCTTTTAAATGTGTTTGTAGAGTTGCCAATTCCGAATGTGAATGTGCTTGAAGTTAATGAGCTGGATATGGCATTGCAGTCAATCGACAATAATGCTGCCACCTCAGGGGTTTGCCAAGGCTTTATTGGCGGTGGCGTATCGGGCGAGGCATTACTTTTACTAAACGACTCAAGCTTTAAAGAAATTGCGTCACTGATGAAGTACGACGGTGAGCTGAACGACAAAGTTGAGCTTGAGCTACTAATGGATATTAGTAATATTTTAATAGGCTCAATTTTAACGGGGCTTTCTAAACAGCTAGATATGTCTTTTAGCCAAGGTCATCCCATTGTACTTGGTCAACATCGCGATGTATCTGAATTGGTTAAATCAAATAAATCTCGTTGGCAAAGAACCTTAGCGATAGAAATAAGCTACGGTATCGAAAACCACGATATTAACTGCGATCTTATGCTGTTATTTACCGAAGATTCACTCAAAACTTTGAAATACAAAGTTGCTTACCTATTAGAAGACTAA
- the tpx gene encoding thiol peroxidase has protein sequence MVRSLIFALSTLALSSVGYASQLQENTLDAGKVSAQGKPVTLLGKGVSVGDNAPDFKVVDGGFTPVNLDDYKGQAVLISVVPSLDTGICSLQTKHFNEKVATQFPAIAILTISADLPFAQKRFCNAENIDKVTALSDSVWRDFGQKYGLIIKDMGLLTRAVLILDKSHTVIYKQLVSNLSTEPNYDPVIEKLKTL, from the coding sequence ATGGTACGCTCTCTTATTTTTGCATTAAGCACACTGGCTTTGAGCTCAGTTGGCTATGCATCACAGCTCCAAGAAAACACACTTGATGCAGGTAAAGTCTCTGCTCAAGGTAAACCTGTTACTCTATTAGGTAAAGGTGTAAGTGTAGGTGATAACGCGCCAGACTTTAAAGTAGTTGATGGAGGCTTTACGCCCGTAAACCTTGATGATTATAAAGGGCAAGCTGTATTAATCAGCGTAGTGCCGAGTTTAGATACTGGCATTTGTAGTTTACAAACTAAGCATTTTAACGAAAAAGTCGCAACGCAATTTCCTGCTATCGCAATACTGACCATCAGTGCCGATTTACCTTTTGCTCAAAAACGCTTTTGTAATGCTGAGAACATCGACAAAGTAACCGCCCTTTCTGACTCTGTATGGCGAGACTTTGGCCAAAAATATGGCTTAATAATAAAAGATATGGGGCTACTAACCCGCGCTGTGCTTATTTTAGATAAAAGCCATACAGTGATATACAAACAACTCGTGTCTAATTTATCTACCGAGCCAAACTACGACCCAGTAATAGAAAAGCTAAAAACGTTGTAG
- the adk gene encoding adenylate kinase encodes MRIILLGAPGAGKGTQAQFLMDKYGIPQISTGDMLRAAIKEGTPLGLEAKKVMDAGQLISDDIIIGLVKERIAKPDCEQGFLLDGFPRTIPQADAMKENGVVVDHVIEFDVADEVIVERMGGRRVHPGSGRVYHVVYNPPKVEGKDDETGEELIIRADDTEETVRKRLGIYHEQTMPLVDYYQAEANAGNTQYHKLDGTQAVETVSQQLAELLG; translated from the coding sequence TTTTGGGCGCGCCAGGTGCTGGTAAAGGTACTCAAGCTCAGTTTTTAATGGACAAATACGGTATTCCACAAATTTCTACCGGTGATATGCTTCGTGCAGCCATTAAAGAAGGTACACCACTTGGTTTAGAAGCTAAAAAAGTAATGGACGCTGGTCAGTTAATTTCTGACGATATCATCATAGGTTTAGTAAAAGAGCGTATTGCTAAGCCAGATTGTGAGCAAGGCTTTTTACTTGACGGCTTCCCACGCACCATTCCACAAGCTGATGCAATGAAAGAAAATGGCGTTGTGGTTGACCATGTTATTGAGTTTGACGTTGCTGATGAGGTAATTGTTGAGCGTATGGGCGGGCGTCGTGTACACCCTGGCTCTGGTCGCGTTTACCACGTAGTTTACAACCCACCAAAAGTGGAAGGTAAAGACGATGAAACAGGCGAAGAGCTTATTATTCGTGCAGATGACACGGAAGAAACAGTACGTAAACGTTTAGGTATTTACCATGAGCAAACAATGCCATTGGTTGATTATTACCAAGCCGAAGCAAACGCAGGCAACACGCAGTACCATAAGCTTGATGGTACGCAAGCTGTTGAAACAGTAAGCCAGCAACTAGCAGAGTTATTAGGTTAA